TCATGGCACTTAGTCACCAGCTCTGAACATTCAACTTTTAATAACAGTCACAAGGAACAGAACGGAGCCTGAATTTGCCTAGCAACAAAACTAGTCATGAGCTTGAAGCCGTTCTACCTAGGAATAGAAGTAAATAGATCTGTCAAAAGTTCCAATTTACCACAAAAAACTTGATTTGACTTCTCAAGATCCacattacattttgaaaaatccaCTGTTTGCAAAATAATCACTTGAAAAACATATTCTTATTAATATTATATCCTTCTGGCACTCTGTGAAGCCtcatatggaggaaaaaaaaaaaaaaagtcagtcctGAACAATCAAATTGAGCACTTCTGGTTAGGACCAATGATATGACTGTGCCCTGGACAAACAGGACACATCAGCTGTCACATAACCACAATGCTACTGCTTAAGCTAACAGATGCACAAACAAAACTTACCATTAGAGGGAAGCTTAGTCTTCAGTTTTAAACTTGCCACCGATGTAGGGAACATACTGAAGGACCAGCTTCCAGTCTGTGAACCATATTATACCAGTACCAGCTACACCACCCCATGTAACGAGGGTGGGAGTCCTAAAGAAGAGACACACACATGTGCAGGTAAACAACATTTCTCCACTGTGAAAGGTCTGGCAAATGCTCATCACTAAGGTACCTGGGAAAGTAATTTCAATCAAGAAAAAAGCTTGGCAGAAATCTTGGAAGAATctcacatacacagaaaaataccAGTCCCCTAAGAAGTAaggtattttacagaaaaaggtTGATATGCTTTTAGTTAAAAAGAGCATCATCAACTTCAGCAAAGACGCACTTATTTGTCCAACTATTCTACTGCTATAGCTCACGTCCCCTTTATTCTGGTCCGCAGCTACTTCATCCTCTCTCACGCACTCGCTGGCACTGTGACAAACATTTAAGCTCTGAAACACTTTGAAGACAGCCAGAGCAATCCGGAGGCCACATCCACCTCAGCCGAACCACCGCCAGGCAGACAGCCCCCCTCTCCGCCCTCCAAACCCAGCCCTAGCGCTGGGCCGGGCCCAGCGGGGTCAGCGGACCGCACACGGAACGCAGAGCCGCGGAACAAGGCGGAGGGGAACGGAAAGGGCTCGGGAAGCCCTTCAGGCGCCTTAGGTgagcggcgggggccgcggccggtCCTGAGGTCCACGGTGAGAGGTGCGGAGCAGGCCGCGCGCCTCTCACCGTGGACGCCGGGACCGGCCGCGGCCCGCAGAGCGCACCCAAGCCCCGCTGTGAAGTAGCCCCGGGGCCGAgcgggcagcccccggccgggCCTCACCAGTTCTGGAAGAGCTGGACGTAGCGCGGCCCCACCAGCTTGCTCAGCATCCCGCCGCCGTCAAAGTCACCCCCACTGCGCATGCGCGAGCGCGCCGCCGAGCCACAAAGGCCCCCGCGCTCCGCGCGCGCGCATTGAGCGGGGCTGCCTGCGGCACTGCCTGAGTCAAGCGGCGTTGTCATGGCAACACACCCCCACCTCGGTCGTCCTCCCTCGAGGCCCCGTGGCGCTGCGTCCCCGACCCCGTCTCGAGAGGGGACACGAGCCCTGGCGGGGTGGCCTGTCCTCacactggggaggggacacaagcCCTGGGGGCCTGTCCTCGTCCTGAGCTGGGTccgcttcacagaatcacagaatcgtctgggttggaaaagcccttgaagctcctccagcccaaccatgaacctcaccctgaccgttcccaactccaccagatccctcagcgctggctcaacccgactcttcaacccctccagggatggggactccacccctgccctgggcagcccattccaacgcccaacagccccttctgcaaagaaatccttcctaagagccagtctgaccctgccctggcgcagcttgaggccattccctcttggcctggcgctggttccttggctcaagagactcatcccccctctctgcaccctcctttcagggagttggagagggccaggaggtctcccctcagcctcctcttctccagactaaacccccccagttccctcagccgctccccatcagacctgtgctccagaccctgcaccagctccgttgcccttctctggacacgctcgagtcattcaatggcctttttggagtgagtggcccaaaactgaacccactcatcgaggggcggcctcaccagtgctgagcacaggggtaagatccctcccttgtccctgctggccacactagtgctgatacaagccaggatgccattggccttcttggccacctgggcacactgctggcttctCGCACCACAGGAAAGTGCCCCCTTCCCAGAGcagtgtccccagcacccagCGGTGCCTCTACAAACCCCCCTCGTCGCTGCCACCCAGCCTCTCCCAACAGGAGAGGGAGTTTCAGGCCAGATTTTTTCAGCAGAGGGTCCTAAATCCACCATCAATTCCATAATGttccccaggctctgctccaAGCCAGCTCAGCCCTCTGTGAACCTGCAGAAAGTCCGAGGGGGGCACTGGAACCCGAAGCGTCCCCTGCGGCTGCGCTGCCAAAGCTTCAGAGCTGCAAACGCTTCCCCTGCGCAAACCTGCAGTGACGGTGTCCTGCAGCTGTCAGCTTCCCTCACCCCCTACGCTGGCTGCCGGGAGCTGAGACCCACAGAGCAAAGCCTGTTGCAAAAACCCAGCTCCTGTTTTTTCTCACCAGGACACGGAACAACTATTTTATCAGCCCTTTGGGTGACTGACTCAACATCACATTTCATTCTGATGGTTCGAGTGTTTCCGTGCCTCGGTGCCAGCAGGGCGACGTGAGTTACCGAACCGTGCAGACTTTTGGGTTCCTTTCTGCGAGCTGTTTCCCCGCTGCCCACGCGCCAGCTGGTGCACGAGGTCAGGCGGGAGCTTTGTGGCCTGTGTTCCTGCAGGAAACCGGTGCCTTCGCCACAGCCACCACGTTACcaaggagagggggggggggggggggcggggggaagcgaGGCTGGTGAACAGGCCCCGCACAAGTTTTGCTTCTTTAATGTCTGTTTAGCTCCATGGAGTCACGCACACACAGGAGAGGCTCAGCTTTCACTTTATATTGAAAGTTTCCCAGatgccaaaataaaaatactaatacGAAAGGCAAAATAACTCAAAAGGCAATGAAAAACAGCTCAGTCTTTATCTTCAGGAAAGCCTTGGGGTTTTGAAGGCAGTTTGAGGGGGGTGTGCATCCTACTGTTTCACCCCAGTCAAGGCAGACAGGGAAAGATCCAGTAATACTACCAATTTCCTGGTTAGAACAACAGCAATATTAACAACTCATCCTTTCAACATGTTTTGCTTCATCTACAGTTCAAGCACTGTGCAAAGGGATTTGTGGTGTGCTCTGGACACTGTGCTGCAACACCACGCTTGCTCCTTCCCTGCAGAAAGTCCTTTGAGCTGTTGGGAGAATGTTCACGCCGCGGCAGGGACAGCTACACCTCCAAAGCCCGACTTCTGGGGAGGAGCTGCCACTGAGGGTGAGAGTCACTTTCTTCTCTTGGTGTCTTCTGTGGCACAGGTGTCATCTTAgattcagaagcagaaaagaaagggcAGTGAGCGTGGTTGTCCAGAGCTGCCTTAGGGACACCACAGTAAAGCACAAAGCTGTGTTCGACCATCAGAACAAGTGATCTGCATCTCAGGCCACCAGAGCAAGTGAGGATGTCTCTGCTGATGCCTTGCATCAACAAAAATCACTCCCTGTTTAAAGCAGTGAGGTGGAGTTTTCTGCTCCAAGAGACCAGACTGCTCTGCGATAGCTTGTCCTGGCTCTAAGGACAGTTCATGGCCATGGCTGGCAGTGCCAGCATGACCTGACATTTGCCCCCAGGACCTGATAATCTCATCCCACCCCTTGACACATCGCCAGGGACAAAATGCTTCCAAGTATTCACCCAGGAACCTCCAGCTCTGTTGGTGGCCACTGCTTGCATCTTGGGCAAACTATTTGCTCTCCTGTTGTGTTGCTCCTTGTTCCAGCCCTCACCTGATCTCCCAGCCCAGGCCTGCTCTGGCCACTGGGACTTGCCTGTTTACCTTCAGCCTCATCACCTCTGAGCACCCTTCTTCCAAGCTGCAGCCTTGCTCCCAAGCACACATTTCTCCCTTGTCTGGCTCTGGTACAACCTTGGCTTCTTGGTCCTCTACCCTTTCTTGTCCTGACAGGGGTGGATGGTTCCCCTCCTCACCCTGAGGATGCCCATCATCCCCTGGCCTGGCAGCTCACGCCTCAAATTTCTCAGTAACAAAAGTGTTTGGCGTCTTTAAACAGTTTGGTTTATCTGGGCCTGCCCTGGCTTTTAGCCAGCTCAAGGGAGAAGAGCAAACAGGCCCAGCACAGGCTCTGGCTACACAGCAACGCAACGCCCAAGGCTGAACTAGCTCTTCTACGTGACAGCACGCAGGAAACAACCCCTGTGAGGAGGGAGTGATGACAGAGAAGATGAGCCGAGGCACATCGGTCCAGACAAGGAGACAGAACTGAAAGGACCATCATTCGACGGACTTGGTGCGGCTCAGGGAGGGCAGCGTGCTACCTCAGAGCTTGCTCGCTGCCGAGAGAAGGGCTGCCAGGGCTCAAAGAGATTTAACTAACTAGCACgagctggtggcagagggctAACCCAGCCCCGGAACCACAAGGGTGtgaaacagtgtgaccagcagaagcagggaggtgatagtccccctgtgctctgcactggtggggccacacctggagtgttgtgtccagttttgggcacctcaacacgagagagatctcgaggggctggagcgagggcagaggagggcaacgagctggggaagggcctggagaataaatcctgtgaggagagattgaaggagctgggactgttcagtgtgaggaggagaaggggaggggagactcatcactctctacagctccctgaaaggacgttgtggagaggttggtgctggtctcttctcacagggaattagtgacagaacaagagggaacggctttaaactgcaacaggggaggttcagactggacaggaggaaaaaatgtttcccagcaagagtggtcagagagtggaataggctgcccagggagggggtggagtccccatccctgggtgtgtttaagggtcgtttggatgagctgtggggggatgtggggtaggggagaactttgtagagtcgggctgagggttggactcgatgatcccgagggtcttttccaacctgaatgcttctgggattctgtgaactACTGCGAGAGCCCCTGCTCAGTTAATTTGGACTGATTTTCCTGCTTGGCCCTATGTGGACAAGCCCCGAGCTGGAGCAGCGCAGCAGAAACACGGGCAGCAAACCTGATATCGGAGGCTGCTTTCAGGCAGCGTCTCCTCTTTGGAACCAGGGTCTTGGAGAGGGTCTGCAAGGGCTCAGTGCTCCTGGATGCAGCTGCCACAACTCCGTTTCCCCCCAAAGGTAGTCGCTATCGTGCTGCATgagctggtggcagagggctAACCCAGCCCTGGAAACCACAAGGGTTGAAGCTATGACGATTTGGGGAAATACCTGCTGATCGGAGGGACAACAAACATGTTGAGGACCTGCCTGGTGACGccgggaggaggagggcagggagagcccGGCTGGGCAGCACAGCGGAGGGTTTGAAGATACCGTGGCCAGGGCTGGGTCCTTGGCAGAGGGTGACGGGGAGAGATGCCACCATTGAGCCTGGCCAGGGCACAGCCTCACCCCATGGCCGAGCCTGGGAGGGCGAGAACCTACGGGGCTGGGCTGTCTCCTGGTACTGGATCCAGCCCATTCTTGCAGGGTTTAAGCCCTCTTAAACGCTCTGCCACGTTGTCTCCCCCCTTCCCAGTCTATGCTGGACTCCTGCTATGGGCTGGGTGCGTTTGACCCGATTTCCAACTTGCACCCTGCCGGTACCGCCCTCGCTGGGTGCTCTCCAGCAGGGCAGAGGCAAGGAAACACCTGCTGTGCTGCAACACCCCTCCTTCCAGCCAGGCCGGGGCTGCATTCCCAACACGAATCTTGCCACCACGCATAACCTGGGCTAAAATGCAGAGTGCCTGATGAGCCCAGCGCCCGGAGAGGTGGCAGGGGACCCCGCTGACCATGGCAGAGCCCCGGGAGCAGCTGTGCTGTGGTGGGAGAGCCCAGCACCCCCCTGTCTGCCCAGGCGCTTCCGACGGCCGCTGGGGAAGGTGCCCAGATCCTACGGCGATGGGCAGCGCTGGAAACCTTCACCGGTGGCCACGTGCAGGGGGGTCCGGAGCACCTGAGGCTGCACCACAGCGCGATTCGGGTGGGTGGGACCCGTGCCCAGAGCACAGGAACAGAGAGCGAGGGGACAGTGTCTGAAAACCTGTCTTgtcttgtcttctttcttttttttttttagtacaagGTAAAACCTTTATTACAACTTTTCATTCATAGGTATACAACATCTGAAAGAcagatatggggaaaaaaaggtaatattGTTATAAAATGTCACATTTATTGCTACATTACTGTTATATACAGGACAGTTCTcaaaatctactttaaaaaagttAGGATTATTTAAAAATTCCAAATAATCCAGCCAGCTGTTTTGACACttgtataaaattatttaaaaaaatgaaaacaattcatATCTTGAGGCACTCAGAAACACAATTTTATCCCCCAATTGTGATTCCTTTCAAAGAACAACGCATTTTCCCACCCCcgaatactttatttttttttttttttgctgggttaggcatatatatatatatatttactatatATATAGTTCAAAACTATAATGTGTATCTGATTTAAGAACAAGGATTTCAGCCACTTAAGTACATCTGGATTTACAGGTAGGCAGCATAAACATCAAAAGCAAGGACCATTTTTTAAAGGCCAAAAACCAAATCCATAAACAACCCAAAACTTTCTACGgggttaaaaataaacaacttcCGCAGGCATCTCCCGTCTGCTTTCCCACCCCTCCCCGTCCTACAAAAATATATAGAAAGAGCAACCCAGTAACGCTTCGTTTCCCCAACGAGCTGGAACCCTCCCTAGAAAATGGGTCGTTTCCTGCAGACCGTGAGGTCCAAGCGTGTGGTTGGGGTCACCCCTGCTCCGCTTCACCAGgtgcctctttctcctctcccctctcccggCAAATGAACCACCGCTGGCAGGAGGGGGCCCAGCTTCCCgcagctccttccctccccgAGAGGCCCCACGTTCCAAGGTTTGCTCCAAAGCTGGTGGGTTTCAAGTGATTTGGGAAGACATAGCACCGGGAAAGGGGGAACCGCCGTGTCCCCAGCTCGCTGCCGCGGGGAGCTCCACGGGTCCCCTGGGCACAGCCCAGGGATGCAGGGCACAGGGACGCTCTTCAGCAAAAGGCCTCGGTACCCGGGACACCCCATTTTGAAGCGCAAACCCCTTTGCTCTCCTGTACTGGTGCTGTG
The Strix uralensis isolate ZFMK-TIS-50842 chromosome 27, bStrUra1, whole genome shotgun sequence DNA segment above includes these coding regions:
- the UQCR11 gene encoding cytochrome b-c1 complex subunit 10, translated to MRSGGDFDGGGMLSKLVGPRYVQLFQNWTPTLVTWGGVAGTGIIWFTDWKLVLQYVPYIGGKFKTED